GAATTTACCATTCCTTTTACAAAACAAAATGCAAGACCGGCGGTTTATACTTTCGATGGGGATGTGTATACCGGTCTGGATGCTTACACAATACCTACCGAAAAATTAGACAAGCTAGAGGATACTCTGCGCATTCTAAGTGGTTTGTATGGCGTTTTAAAACCTTTTGATCTTATGCAGGCGTACCGGCTTGAGATGGGAACTAAATTGCATTCAGGGCGTGCTGAAAATCTTTATGAATTTTGGGATGAAAAGATTACAGATGCTTTAAACAGCGAGCTTAAAGAGGATGAATTATTTTTAAACCTTGCAAGTCAGGAATATTTTAAATCTGTAAAGACGGAAAAATTAAAAGTACCGGTTGTAACCCCAATCTTTAAGGATTATAAAAATGGAAAACTCAAGATTATATCCTTTTTTGCTAAAAAAGCCCGGGGTTCTATGGTGCGATACATTATAGATAAGGATGTACAAACCATAGAAGACCTCAAAGGCTTTAATTATGATGATTACGGCTTCAGTGAGCAGTATTCAGATTTAGATAAAAACGAACTGGTTTTCGTTAGATAACATTAGGGTTTTTTATCTGCTAAACTTTTTTTCTTTGAGGCTGTTTTATCAGCCTCTTTTGTTTTTACAGCTGTTTGTTTTGTAGGTACATCTGCAGTTGTAGCCGTTTTTTTAGTACCTCCGCGTGGTCTTAAATTGCCATAAGAACCTCTGTTTATTTTGCCTCGCTTTGTTTTTTTATCTCCTTTACCCATTTTGTTAGTTTTTGTTGTTCTTTTTTAAGATAAGCAATTAAGAGGCCTTAACCAAACGGTATAAAAAAAGTCCTGCATCTAGCAGGACTTTAAACTATAAATTTAAATAACAGATATTACTTTACATCCATCAATTCTACATCAAATATTAAAATAGCATCAGGAGGAATAACGCCACCTGCACCTCTGCTACCATAACCTAAGTCTGATGGTATAACAAAACGTGCTTTATCACCTACTTTTAAAAGGCCAATACCTTCATCCCAACCAGCGATCACCTGACCCACACCTACTTGAAAGTCTAAGGGTTGATTTCTTTTGTAAGAAGAGTCAAATACAGTACCGTCTGCTAATTGACCTTTATAATGTACAGAAACCATTTTACCAGATTCAGCTTTTTTACCATTACCTTCCTGAATTATCTGGTAACGTAAACCGCTTTTAGTCTCTTTAAAACCTACGCTTATTTTATCTAGAGCTTCTGCTTTTGCTGCACGTTCTGCTGCAATACGTTTTTCACGAGCTCCTTCAAAAGTTCTAAAAGCTTCAACAGCATTAAAGTCTTCAGCTTCTGCACCCTGACGTATAATTTCTACTTTTTCCATTTTGTCACCTTGAGCGATAGCATCTACAACATCTTGTCCTTCAACTACGCTTCCAAAAACAGTATGCTTACCATCTAACCACGGAGTTGCGGTATGTGTGATAAAAAACTGACTTCCGTTTGTACCGGGACCAGAATTTGCCATAGATAATTTACCTGGTGCATCGTGCTTTAATGTAGCATCAAACTCATCATCAAATTTGTAACCGGGATCTCCGGTTCCTGATCCCTGAGGGCAACCTCCCTGAATCATGAAATCTGGAATCACACGGTGAAATTTAAGTCCGTCGTAATACGGAGTTCCTTGATTTTTTACTTTATTTTCAAGATCACCTTCGGCAAGGGCTACAAAGTTTCCAACTGTTCCCGGGGTTTTCTCGTGTTCTAATTTTACCAGAATTTCGCCTTTTGGCGTGTGAAATTTGGCATATATTCCGTCTTGCATCTCTTCGGTTTAAAATTGAAATGCAAAAATACGCTTAACTGATAGAAACTCAAAACCCGAAACACATTGCTGTGTTTCGGGCTTCTATAATTTTTCCGCAGTAAAAACGGTTATACCGCTATCGTGGGTACTTCATAACGCCATCCAAAAGGATCTTCTGCGCGGTTTGCCTGTAAGGCAGTTAAATGTTGTTTTAATCTAGCACCATAGGGCTCTTCCAAAATAGGTAAATCAAACTCTTTATCTTTATGTGTAAAGCCGGCAATTGGCGAAATAACTGCTGCAGTACCTGCGCCAAACATTTCTTTTAAAGTGCCATTCTCTGCAGCTTCAACAATTTCTGAAACTTTTACAGGACGTACCTCAACATTAATACCTTCGCTTTTTGCCAGTTCTATTAAACTTTTACGTGTAATACCGTCAAGAATACGGTCACTAGTAGGCGCTGTAAGTAAAGTGTCACCTACTCTAAAGAAAACATTCATTGTACCTGCTTCCTCTAGATATTCGTGCGTGTTTGCATCGGTCCATACGACCTGCTGATAGCCTTTTTGCTTAGCAAGTTCGGTAGGGTAAAATTGCGCGGCATAGTTACCGGCAGCTTTAGCAAAACCTACACCACCATCTGCAGAACGGCTGTAGTGATCTGCAAATAATACTTTTACTTCACCACTGTAATAAGCCTGTGCCGGAGCACAAATAATAATAAATTTATATTCGGTTGAAGGAGAGGCAGAAACACCGTTCTCTGTAGCGATTACAAAAGGACGTAAATAAAGAGAGTTGTCTTTACCCGGTTTAATCCAATCGCTTTCTAGATTTAATAAGGTATTTAACCCATCAAAAAAGTAATCTTTATCAAAAGCCGGCATTGCCAGACGTTCTGAAGATTTATTTATACGATTGAAGTTTTCTTCTGGACGAAACATAAAAATTTTCCCATTATCATCTTTGTAGGCTTTCATACCTTCAAAAACCGCCTGGCCGTAATGAAAAACCTTAGCCGAAGGATCCATAGATATAGGACCGTAGGGTTTAATCTCTGGTGTTAACCAAGCTCCGTTTTTATATTCGCAAACAAACATATGATCTGTAAAGACCGTACCAAAAGCGAGATTGTTAAAGTCTACAGAACTTATTTTAGAATCAGCGATCTTGGTTACTTTTAATGTATCTGTCATCATATTCAAATTTATAGCCACAAATTTATCATTTTCTCAATTCTTCAAGCTCAAGAATTGATTAAATTTACAGGCTGCATTGCATTTATTAAACCTTTAGTTATGAAAAAAATTTTTACTTCTGCTCTTATAGTTATGGCATTAGTTGCCTGTAAAGAAGAAGCATCAACAAAAACGGTTGTAGAAACCCAGTCAAATGAGGTAGAATTGACTAAAATGAAACTTTATGGGGAAGATTTTAAAAATCAGGCAATGCTCACTTCTTTTGAGTTAGGTGATATTTATAATAATTTGAAGCCGGG
The sequence above is a segment of the Leeuwenhoekiella sp. MAR_2009_132 genome. Coding sequences within it:
- the yaaA gene encoding peroxide stress protein YaaA, which produces MKAVVSPAKSLNFESKLPTTRATQPQFLEEANTLNKKLERKTKAEISELMSISDKLADLNYQRYKEFTIPFTKQNARPAVYTFDGDVYTGLDAYTIPTEKLDKLEDTLRILSGLYGVLKPFDLMQAYRLEMGTKLHSGRAENLYEFWDEKITDALNSELKEDELFLNLASQEYFKSVKTEKLKVPVVTPIFKDYKNGKLKIISFFAKKARGSMVRYIIDKDVQTIEDLKGFNYDDYGFSEQYSDLDKNELVFVR
- a CDS encoding peptidylprolyl isomerase; this translates as MQDGIYAKFHTPKGEILVKLEHEKTPGTVGNFVALAEGDLENKVKNQGTPYYDGLKFHRVIPDFMIQGGCPQGSGTGDPGYKFDDEFDATLKHDAPGKLSMANSGPGTNGSQFFITHTATPWLDGKHTVFGSVVEGQDVVDAIAQGDKMEKVEIIRQGAEAEDFNAVEAFRTFEGAREKRIAAERAAKAEALDKISVGFKETKSGLRYQIIQEGNGKKAESGKMVSVHYKGQLADGTVFDSSYKRNQPLDFQVGVGQVIAGWDEGIGLLKVGDKARFVIPSDLGYGSRGAGGVIPPDAILIFDVELMDVK
- a CDS encoding branched-chain amino acid aminotransferase; translation: MTDTLKVTKIADSKISSVDFNNLAFGTVFTDHMFVCEYKNGAWLTPEIKPYGPISMDPSAKVFHYGQAVFEGMKAYKDDNGKIFMFRPEENFNRINKSSERLAMPAFDKDYFFDGLNTLLNLESDWIKPGKDNSLYLRPFVIATENGVSASPSTEYKFIIICAPAQAYYSGEVKVLFADHYSRSADGGVGFAKAAGNYAAQFYPTELAKQKGYQQVVWTDANTHEYLEEAGTMNVFFRVGDTLLTAPTSDRILDGITRKSLIELAKSEGINVEVRPVKVSEIVEAAENGTLKEMFGAGTAAVISPIAGFTHKDKEFDLPILEEPYGARLKQHLTALQANRAEDPFGWRYEVPTIAV